In the Candidatus Zixiibacteriota bacterium genome, AGCCGCAAATCGTGCCTGAACCGACCGCGGTCGCCGAGCCTACCTATCGCCTCGGCGAATGGCAGCCGACAGTCAATCGCAACGAGTACCGGGAGAGATTTGACGCAATCAAACGGGCCATCGCCCGGGGCGACACCTATCAAGTCAATTACACCATGCGCCTGCGCTCGTCTTTCTCAGGCAATCCTCATGCGTTCTTTGTCGATCTGCTGCCGGCGCAGCGTGCCGACTATGCCGCCTACATTGAAACCGATGATTTCGCCATCTGCTCCGTCTCGCCGGAGTTGTTCTTCCATTTCGACGGCAACACCATTACGTGTCGCCCGATGAAGGGCACGCGCCCGCGTGGACGCTTCCCGGAGGAAGATCGCGCAATGGCAGACGAACTCCGCGACTCCGAAAAGGAGCGTGCGGAAAATGTCATGGTCGTCGACATGATCCGCAACGATCTCGGCCGTATCGCTGAATTCGGCAGTGTCCGCGTTCCAGAGCTTTTCACGTTGGAGCGCTACCCCACGCTCTGGCAAATGACGTCATCTGTGACGGCACAGACCTCTGCCTCATTCACCGAATTGATCTCTGCGCTCTTTCCGTGTGCCTCGGTCACGGGACCGCCGAAGTCGAGCACGATGCGCCTGATCGCCGAGCTTGAGACCACTCCGCGCCGCATCTACACGGGGAGCATCGGTTACTTTGCGCCCGATCGCCGCGCCAGCTTCAACGTTGCCATTCGCACCGCCCTGATCGACAAACACCGCGGATCGATCGAGTACGGCGTCGGTGGCGGCATCGTCTGGGATTCGCAGCAGCAATCCGAATATGAAGAATGCCTCAGCAAAGCTGCCGTGCTGCGCCGGCGTGTACCGCCTTTCGATCTGCTCGAGACGATTCTCTGGACGCCGGAGGGGGGCTTCCATCTGCTCGATCGCCACCTGCAGCGATTGGTCGCATCCGCTGACTTCTTCGACCGACGAATCGATCTGCACGTGATCAGGGATGAGCTCAATGAACTCACCGCTAACCTGGATCCGATAGCACATCGTGTTCGTCTACTGGCCGCCGAATCGGGAGCTATCACCTTGCAGGCAACACCGCTGAGCCACCCCGACCGCTCTTCCAAGCTCACGCGCATGAAGCTGGCCTCGAAGCCGGTCGATTCCGCTGATGTGTTCCTCTTCCACAAGACCACTCATCGAAGTGTCTACGATGACGCCCTGCGCGATGCCGGCGACTGCGATGACGTTGTTCTCTGCAACGAGCGCGGCGAGATCACCGAATCAACCATCGCCAACATCGTCGTCGTCATCGACGGCAAGAAGTTCACACCGCCGGTGGCGTGTGGCCTGCTGGCCGGCACGTTCCGCGCTGAGCTCGTGGCGAAGGGTGAAATCTCCGAACGTGTGATTACGCTTGCTCAATTGCAGCAAGCCGAACGCCTGTATCTGATCAACTCCGTTCGTGGTTGGGCGCCGGCACTGCTTGAGGCGGAACCCGTCGGGGTCAGCACCGATGAATCGGACTGCCGTAGCCAATAGTATGGCAACTCTCACCGGTTGTCGCCGTAGTGACTATTATTGACCAATGGATAAGGAGAGAAACGCCATGGACTTTGTCAATCTCAGCCGCCTGCCCGAATTGCAGCTTGCGCCCGGGATCATGGCTCGTGTCGTGACCGCTCAGGCGATGACTGTTACGCACGTCACTCTCGAGGCTGGTGCACTGCTGCCGCTGCACACGCATATCAATGAACAACTCGTCAACGTCATCGAGGGGCACCTCGAGCTGACTGTCGACGGCGTCAAGCACGATCTTGTCCCCGGCACGGTGATGGTCCTTGCCCCCAATATCCCCCATTCCGGCAAAGCCATCACCAATTGCCGCGTGATCGACGTCTTTCATCCGATTCGCGAGGACTTCCGCCAGGCACTGGAGCGCCTGGAACAGAAGAAGAATCTTTACTGACAGCGGCTGCTACTTCTTCCCCTTTGGCTCTCGCCCCTGGTCTTTGAGCGCCTTGCGGAGCAAGAATTCAATTTGCCCGTTCAGACTGCGCAGATCGTCATTGGCCCACTTTTGCAGGGCGTCCATGACCTCCGGGTCAATCCTCAGCAAGAATGACTTCTTCTCCGCCATCGCTCAATCCCTAAGTGGCATCAGAGTCTCCGCTGCGGCCACCGCTTCAAGCTGGCTTGGCTCAGCCGCAACTTCAACTCTGATGCCCCGCTCCGCGGTTTAATGATACAGCGTCCCGGTGTTAATCACCGGTTGCGACGAGCTTTCGCCGCACAACACCACGAGCAGGTTCGACACCATTGCCGCCTTCTTCTCGTGGTCCAGTTCGATGATTCCCTTCGCCGACAACTGCTCCAGCGCCATCTCCACCATCCCGACTGCGCCCTCGACGATCAGCTGCCGTGCTGCCACAACCGCGCTCGCCTGCTGCCGCCGCAACATCGCCTCGGCAATTTCCGGCGCGTACGCCAGGTGGCTGATTCGAGCCTCCAGCACCTGCACTCCCGCTTGCTCCAGCCGTTCCTGGATTTCAACCTTGAGTTGCTCGGCAATCTCAGTCGTATGGCTGCGCAAGGAGATCTGGTTGTCGCCGTGTGCGTCGTAAGGATGCTGCGTCGCCAGGTTGCGCACCGCCGACTCGCTCTGAATCCGTACGAATTCTTCGTAATTGTCGACCATGAAGCTGGCTTCCGCCGTGTCGACCACCTTCCACACCACGATCGCCGCAATCTCGATCGGGTTGCCGTTGATGTCATTCACCTTCAGCCGGCTCGTCTCAAAATTGCGCACGCGCAAACTGATTCGCTTCTTCATATACAATGGGTTCGCCCAGCGTAGCCCCTCCTGTCGGCAGGTACCTACGTACTTGCCGAATAACTGCAATACCCGACCTTCGTTCGGGTTTACAAAGAAGAGGCCAGTGAGAAAAAACACGTCGAGGACCAGCACGACGACTGATCCGACTTTCACCGGTATCGGCAGGACGATCAATGCCACGACACCGGCAATTAACAGCAGCAGCAAGAACACCAACGGTCCCCAACCGGATACTACCGAACGTTCAAGCTCTTTCATATGCGGATACCTCCTGTGATATCACTTTGATATTACGATAATATCATCGGCAAGTTGCGCCAAAATGTCAAGAATTTTCCGTATCACGGAAGTGCTCGGAATATGCCCGTATAATCGATTGTCTATCAAGGGAATACAATGATGGTAAATCAGCGAAGGTTACATTCCCCTTTTCCCTTGCCCAAAGACCAATGCTGTCTATATTCTCGTGACTAACGAAAACAACTTCACTCGCGCAACTTCAAGAAGTGGTCTTTAACAACTCCTAACCGGCAGAGGATGAACTGCAGCCATGGCGGGACAATACGAAACCATCAAGGGCTCGACCGAGTCAACGTTTCACCTGAACTCGATGCTTCCGGAGGTCGTCTTCTCCGGCATCGTGGCGGTGCGCGATCGGCTGCTGCAGTTGCCGCGCCCGCTGCGGCTCGAATCGGGTGATCCGAATTTCGACACGCCGGAACACATCAAGGAAGCCGCCATCAAAGCGCTCCGCGATAATCACACCCATTACGCGCCCTCGACCGGCATCAGGCCGCTGCGCGAGGCGATCCTGCGCAAACTCGCCGACAAGAATCGTATCGCGAATATCACTCATCCCGACCAGGTGCTGGTCACCAACGGCGGTATGCACGGACTCAATTGCGCCTTCCGCTCGATCCTGAATCCCGGCGACGAAGTGCTGATACCCCAACCTAACTGGACCTCCACCGCCTGGATCATCCGCATCGCCGGCGGCAACCCGATCAATGTCAAACTGCGCCGCCAGAACGACTATCGCTGGGATATCGCTGAATTGAGGAACAAGGTCACACCGAACACCAGGGCCGTACTGATCAACTCGCCCCAGAATCCGACCGGTGGCGTCATGACCGGGCAGGATTTGCTTGACCTGCTTGATCTCGCCGCCGAACACGACCTATGGATCATTGCCGACGAAGCCTACGAAGACATCATCTTCGAAGGCGAGCATCACTGCATCGCGGCGCTGGCGCACGATTATCCGGAGGCGGTGCAAAACCGAATCGTCTCCTGCTTCACCTTCTCGAAAAGCTATGCCATGACCGGCTGGCGGCTGGGTTATCTCGCCTGTGGGAATAGCGACTTCAACGAAAATGCCAAGAAGATGATCCTCTACACGATCAACGGCGTTTCGACTCCAACCCAGTACGCCGGTGTCGCTGCTCTGGAAGGCCCGCAAGACTGCGTCCGCCAAATGTGCGGTGAGTACAAAAAGCGCCGTGATATTCTGTTCGATGCTGTCAACGCCACCGACTTCATGCACTGCGACATGAAACCGCGCGGCGCCGTCTACCTCTACGCCCGCATCACCGATAAGTGGGCCGGTTCGGAATGGGATCTGGTCAATCACCTGATCGAACGCTACTCCCTCGGCTCCGTGCCCGGCGAAGAGTTCGCCGACACCGATCGCGCTATCCGTTTCGCCTACGCCTGTTCCACCGCCATGGTTGAGCAAGCCGCGGCCGTGCTGTCTCAGTAATCATGATCGCTTTCAGTGGTCGGGGGTTATTTTCGCCAATTCCGAAATTCGGCATTGACGATCCGCATTGACGAGGTAACTTACCGGCGAATGGGAATACCGAGAACGCGGAAGAAGTTGCCGCAATTCTGGCCGGTCGCTGTTATTGCGCTTCAGGTAATGTTGTCTCTGGCAACGTCGTCGACATCACGGGCATATGACAAGGCAGCCGCAGCCTCCTCATCCCAGCCCTCATTTCATTCGCTTGCCCCCCTCCGCCTGGTTGCCGAACTCGACCTGCTCTTCCGCGCCGTCAATTCACGGCAGACAACCGAGATCCTTTTCCACAATGGCCGCCGGATCTACGGCGATGACTTCGGGTTTCCTGCTGCTGTCTCGGGCGACCTCGGTTTTATGCTGCGGCTATCGCATCACACTGGCTTGGGCGTTTCCGGCTTCGCATCCGCCGAAGAGTTTCGCCATCGCGCCGGTGTCCGGCTCCGCTATCGCTTCTGGGACATCGACGGCTCCAGCATCGAGCTTTCCCTCGGTCCGGCCTTCGAGCTTACTAACACCGAGTTTATCAAGAGCCTGGACCGCCGCCAATGGCTGGTCGGCGATATCTCCTTCAGCACCACAAGGTTCCTGCACCTCGTTTTTCGCGTTGAGTCGCTGCTGCAGGACTATCCGCCGAAACGGCGCGTCTCTGCCGCCTATGCCGGACTCAAGATCGCTTATTGACTGGCAAAACCGGAGTCGTTGCACTACATTAATGCCGGAAAGAACTCGACATCTGGGAATTTACACATGAACACGGAACTCAGCCTGCTCTTAGCCACCGCCGCGTCAATCGGCCTGGTCCACACTTTGATCGGCCCCGATCACTATCTACCGTTTGTCGTTATGTCCAAGGCGCGCAACTGGTCGCTGACCAAGACAATCTGGATTACCTTGGCCTGTGGCGTCGGTCACGTTGCCTCGTCCGTCGTGTTGGGTTTCGCTGGTATTGCCGCCGGTGTCGCCGTTGATCGGTTGGTCACTATCGAGGGGATCCGCGGCAACCTTGCCGCGTGGGCAATGATCGCCTTCGGAATTCTCTATGCCATCTGGGGCTTACGTCGCGCCTACAGCAAGAAAGCGCACACGCACCTTTCCGGCAAATTGGCCGGCATCACGCACGTTCATGCTCGCGACACCGAGCCCGAGCACGACCACAGCCAGACACCGCGTCCGTCACTGACACCATGGGTGCTTTTCACCGTATTTGTGCTCGGCCCGTGCGAGCCGCTGATCCCGATCCTCATGTATCCGGCGGCGCAACATGACTGGAGCGCTGTCATCCTTGTGGCTTCCGTCTTCGGAGTCATCACGATCGGCACCATGACGGCGGTAGTCGTCGCCGCTTCCTATGGCGCCAGTTTTCTGCGGCTGGGCAAGATCGAACGCTTCTCGCACGCGCTGGCCGG is a window encoding:
- the pabB gene encoding aminodeoxychorismate synthase component I; this encodes MPEPTAVAEPTYRLGEWQPTVNRNEYRERFDAIKRAIARGDTYQVNYTMRLRSSFSGNPHAFFVDLLPAQRADYAAYIETDDFAICSVSPELFFHFDGNTITCRPMKGTRPRGRFPEEDRAMADELRDSEKERAENVMVVDMIRNDLGRIAEFGSVRVPELFTLERYPTLWQMTSSVTAQTSASFTELISALFPCASVTGPPKSSTMRLIAELETTPRRIYTGSIGYFAPDRRASFNVAIRTALIDKHRGSIEYGVGGGIVWDSQQQSEYEECLSKAAVLRRRVPPFDLLETILWTPEGGFHLLDRHLQRLVASADFFDRRIDLHVIRDELNELTANLDPIAHRVRLLAAESGAITLQATPLSHPDRSSKLTRMKLASKPVDSADVFLFHKTTHRSVYDDALRDAGDCDDVVLCNERGEITESTIANIVVVIDGKKFTPPVACGLLAGTFRAELVAKGEISERVITLAQLQQAERLYLINSVRGWAPALLEAEPVGVSTDESDCRSQ
- a CDS encoding cupin domain-containing protein, yielding MDFVNLSRLPELQLAPGIMARVVTAQAMTVTHVTLEAGALLPLHTHINEQLVNVIEGHLELTVDGVKHDLVPGTVMVLAPNIPHSGKAITNCRVIDVFHPIREDFRQALERLEQKKNLY
- a CDS encoding SPFH domain-containing protein, whose product is MKELERSVVSGWGPLVFLLLLLIAGVVALIVLPIPVKVGSVVVLVLDVFFLTGLFFVNPNEGRVLQLFGKYVGTCRQEGLRWANPLYMKKRISLRVRNFETSRLKVNDINGNPIEIAAIVVWKVVDTAEASFMVDNYEEFVRIQSESAVRNLATQHPYDAHGDNQISLRSHTTEIAEQLKVEIQERLEQAGVQVLEARISHLAYAPEIAEAMLRRQQASAVVAARQLIVEGAVGMVEMALEQLSAKGIIELDHEKKAAMVSNLLVVLCGESSSQPVINTGTLYH
- a CDS encoding aminotransferase class I/II-fold pyridoxal phosphate-dependent enzyme; protein product: MAGQYETIKGSTESTFHLNSMLPEVVFSGIVAVRDRLLQLPRPLRLESGDPNFDTPEHIKEAAIKALRDNHTHYAPSTGIRPLREAILRKLADKNRIANITHPDQVLVTNGGMHGLNCAFRSILNPGDEVLIPQPNWTSTAWIIRIAGGNPINVKLRRQNDYRWDIAELRNKVTPNTRAVLINSPQNPTGGVMTGQDLLDLLDLAAEHDLWIIADEAYEDIIFEGEHHCIAALAHDYPEAVQNRIVSCFTFSKSYAMTGWRLGYLACGNSDFNENAKKMILYTINGVSTPTQYAGVAALEGPQDCVRQMCGEYKKRRDILFDAVNATDFMHCDMKPRGAVYLYARITDKWAGSEWDLVNHLIERYSLGSVPGEEFADTDRAIRFAYACSTAMVEQAAAVLSQ
- a CDS encoding sulfite exporter TauE/SafE family protein; this encodes MNTELSLLLATAASIGLVHTLIGPDHYLPFVVMSKARNWSLTKTIWITLACGVGHVASSVVLGFAGIAAGVAVDRLVTIEGIRGNLAAWAMIAFGILYAIWGLRRAYSKKAHTHLSGKLAGITHVHARDTEPEHDHSQTPRPSLTPWVLFTVFVLGPCEPLIPILMYPAAQHDWSAVILVASVFGVITIGTMTAVVVAASYGASFLRLGKIERFSHALAGATIALSGLAIQVLGL